A window of the Zeugodacus cucurbitae isolate PBARC_wt_2022May chromosome 4, idZeuCucr1.2, whole genome shotgun sequence genome harbors these coding sequences:
- the LOC128921451 gene encoding uncharacterized protein LOC128921451, translating to MPKISNKQNLLKLLELSALNDLMIVEFFCEDNEEKKRKENEIMEDLIHVLALGEECRYSVQFIQNSVPKSRVFLNEILWELDENRFKNITRVTWKTFDAILDPQLAIVLYRLGSSGKGATLSKIAGLFGISDGGIIQNLTERIFNALLKYKDQFLFWPNTEERRKLVLETSTELPNCIGYVDGTEIPLAEKPSQDPEAYFSRKHIYSVKAQAVCDHRLQIRHLVLGFPGSVHDARIFNNSELSIEARKFFGEGEWIAGDSAYKLSSTVITPLRENSRNLTLSQRNFFNKTFSQYRNRIEHCFGMLKERFGSLKGLRLQIKNEKCMRKVNKWILCCALLHNFILQQDDYFDYQPDESEEHSIDESLWESNARTNEGEIRRRQIFELLFNQ from the exons ATGCCGAAAATCAGCAATAAACAAAATCTTTTGAAGTTATTGGAATTATCAGCATTAAACGATTTAATGATTGTTGAATTCTTTTGTGAGGACAatg aaGAGAagaaacgtaaagaaaatgaaataatggaGGACCTAATACATGTATTGGCTTTAGGCGAAGAATGCAGATACAGCgtacaatttattcaaaatagtgtACCGAAATCCAGggtatttttgaatgaaattttatggGAACTTGATGAAAACCGATTCAAGAACATCACACGTGTCACTTGGAAAACTTTCGATGCTATTTTGGATCCGCAACTGGCAATTGTGTTGTATCGCTTAGGTTCTAGCGGTAAAGGAGCTACTCTTTCGAAGATTGCAGGTTTATTTGGAATCAGTGATGGTGGTATCATTCAG aatttaactGAACGCATATTTAATGCGCTGTTGAAATATAAGGACCAGTTTTTATTTTGGCCAAATACGGAAGAACGCAGAAAGCTCGTTTTAGAAACATCGACTGAGTTACCTAACTGCATAGGATACGTTGATGGTACCGAAATTCCATTGGCGGAAAAACCGTCACAGGACCCAGAAGCCTACTTCTCACGAAAGCATATTTACTCGGTTAAGGCACAAGCCGTGTGCGATCATCGATTACAAATAAGGCACTTGGTGTTAGGCTTTCCAGGTAGCGTTCATGATGCACGTATTTTTAATAACAGCGAATTGTCAATTGAAGCACGTAAATTTTTTGGAGAAGGTGAATGGATTGCAGGTGACAGTGCATATAAATTATCGAGTACTGTTATAACGCCATTAAGAGAAAATTCCAGAAATTTAACACTAAGCCAAaggaatttttttaacaaaacattCAGTCAATATAGAAATCGAATTGAACATTGCTTTGGAATGCTAAAGGAAAGATTTGGTAGTTTAAAAGGCTTAAGGctccaaataaaaaatgaaaagtgtATGAGAAAAGTTAATAAATGGATTCTCTGTTGTGCATTGTTACACAATTTCATACTCCAACAAGATGATTATTTCGATTACCAACCTGACGAATCGGAGGAGCACAGTATTGACGAGTCGTTATGGGAATCAAATGCTCGTACCAATGAAGGGGAGATAAGGCGACGACAAATTTTTGAACTATTGTTTAATCAATAA